One window of the Qipengyuania oceanensis genome contains the following:
- the pyrC gene encoding dihydroorotase, with the protein MSDTPDSLTIRRPDDWHVHLRDGAIMAGVVDYTARQFARAIVMPNLSPPVTTTEAAAAYRQRIIAAIPDGLSFTPLMTAYLTDDTDADDLARGFAERVLTAAKLYPANATTNSAHGVTDIEKLMPVFERMAQIGMPLLIHGEVTDHEVDIFDREAVFIDRTLAPLVGRLPDLKIVFEHITTQQAVDFVEAAPANVGATITPQHLHINRNAMLVGGMRPHAYCLPVAKREKHRLALRRAATSGSAKYFLGTDSAPHPKGDKESACGCAGIFNAPHALESYLAVFEEEGALDRFEAFASLNGPAFYGLPVNEDEITLHRKPVTVSAALDANGTEIVPFHAGETLAWTIAD; encoded by the coding sequence ATGAGTGACACGCCCGATTCCCTGACCATCCGCCGGCCCGACGACTGGCATGTTCACCTGCGCGATGGCGCGATCATGGCCGGAGTCGTCGACTACACCGCGCGCCAGTTCGCGCGCGCGATCGTCATGCCCAACCTCTCGCCGCCGGTGACCACGACCGAAGCCGCCGCCGCCTATCGCCAGCGGATAATCGCCGCGATCCCGGACGGGCTCTCGTTCACGCCGCTGATGACCGCGTATCTGACGGACGATACCGACGCGGACGATCTCGCGCGCGGGTTTGCCGAGCGCGTGCTGACGGCGGCCAAGCTCTACCCGGCCAATGCGACGACCAATTCCGCGCACGGCGTGACCGACATCGAGAAGCTGATGCCGGTGTTCGAGCGGATGGCACAGATCGGCATGCCCCTGCTGATCCATGGAGAGGTGACCGACCACGAAGTCGACATCTTCGACCGCGAAGCGGTGTTCATCGACCGCACGCTCGCCCCGCTGGTCGGCCGCCTGCCGGACCTCAAGATCGTCTTCGAGCACATCACGACGCAGCAGGCAGTCGATTTCGTCGAGGCTGCCCCTGCGAATGTCGGTGCGACGATCACGCCGCAGCACCTGCACATCAACCGCAACGCCATGCTCGTCGGCGGGATGCGACCGCACGCCTACTGCCTGCCGGTCGCCAAGCGCGAGAAGCACCGGCTGGCGCTGCGCCGCGCCGCGACTTCGGGCTCGGCGAAATACTTCCTCGGGACCGACAGCGCCCCTCATCCCAAGGGCGACAAGGAATCGGCTTGCGGCTGCGCTGGCATTTTCAATGCGCCGCATGCGCTCGAAAGCTATCTCGCCGTGTTCGAGGAAGAGGGCGCGCTGGACAGGTTCGAGGCCTTCGCCTCGCTCAATGGTCCGGCTTTTTACGGCCTGCCGGTCAACGAGGACGAGATCACCTTGCACCGGAAGCCGGTGACGGTTTCGGCAGCGCTCGACGCCAACGGGACCGAGATCGTGCCCTTTCATGCAGGCGAGACGCTCGCCTGGACGATCGCGGACTAG
- the rarD gene encoding EamA family transporter RarD — protein MTAPSPRSAPPGLPEAFGAYLIWGFLPLYLLFVKTVPPVEFVAWRIVWTLPLCLLIVAVRRQGADLRAALSDGRALLTLVASATLIAVNWLVYVWAIQNGQVFAASLGYYINPLVNVLLGTLVLGEKLSRLQWLAVCVAAIGVGILLAGAITTLWISLVLALSFGTYGLLRKQVAVGSLPGLTIESAVLLLPAAATALWFAQTPGGSSFGNDLSLSLLIVLGGVLTAVPLLLFAIAARKMDYSTLGMIQFLAPTIVFVLGLTVFGQPLKPVQLASFVLIWIAIAIFVRDLVGRPRPAA, from the coding sequence GTGACCGCGCCATCCCCCCGATCCGCCCCTCCCGGGCTTCCCGAAGCCTTCGGAGCGTATCTGATCTGGGGCTTCCTGCCGCTCTATCTGCTGTTCGTGAAAACGGTGCCGCCCGTGGAATTCGTCGCGTGGCGAATCGTCTGGACGCTGCCGCTGTGCCTGCTGATCGTTGCCGTGCGCAGGCAAGGCGCCGACCTGCGCGCCGCGCTGTCCGATGGCCGTGCCCTGCTGACGCTGGTGGCCAGCGCTACCCTGATCGCGGTCAACTGGCTGGTCTATGTGTGGGCGATCCAGAACGGCCAGGTCTTCGCGGCCAGCCTCGGCTATTACATCAACCCGCTGGTCAACGTCCTGCTCGGAACGCTCGTGCTGGGCGAGAAGCTCTCGCGCCTGCAATGGCTGGCGGTATGCGTCGCCGCCATCGGGGTCGGCATATTGCTGGCCGGCGCGATCACGACCCTGTGGATCAGCCTGGTGCTGGCGCTGTCATTCGGAACCTACGGCCTGTTGCGCAAGCAGGTCGCGGTCGGCTCGCTGCCGGGCCTGACGATCGAATCGGCTGTGCTTCTCCTGCCGGCGGCTGCAACCGCCCTTTGGTTCGCCCAGACGCCCGGCGGATCGTCCTTCGGCAACGACCTGTCGCTCAGCCTGCTGATCGTGCTCGGCGGCGTGCTCACCGCCGTCCCGCTGCTGCTGTTTGCGATCGCCGCGCGCAAGATGGACTATTCGACGCTCGGCATGATCCAGTTCCTCGCCCCGACGATCGTCTTCGTCCTGGGCCTGACCGTGTTCGGCCAGCCACTCAAGCCGGTGCAACTGGCAAGCTTCGTCCTGATCTGGATCGCGATCGCGATCTTCGTACGCGATCTCGTCGGCAGGCCGCGGCCAGCCGCCTAG
- a CDS encoding glycine zipper 2TM domain-containing protein yields the protein MSQFSLRTTALALAAPGLLLAMPASAAPAAHQAAAAQDHSAMQTMTFDHDKKKKWKRGRGDRDRYYQSYGSRDYRDYRGYDEPVYRSTRVWRGDDGRYYCRKENGTTGLLIGAAVGGLAGHEIAGRGDRTLGAILGAAGGALLGREIDRGGSRCR from the coding sequence ATGTCGCAATTCTCGCTCAGGACCACCGCCCTCGCGCTGGCCGCTCCCGGACTTCTCCTCGCCATGCCGGCTTCGGCTGCGCCCGCCGCGCACCAGGCTGCCGCTGCGCAGGACCACTCCGCGATGCAGACCATGACCTTCGACCATGACAAAAAGAAGAAATGGAAGCGCGGCCGCGGCGACCGCGACCGCTATTACCAGAGTTATGGCTCGCGCGATTACCGCGATTATCGCGGCTACGACGAGCCGGTCTATCGCAGCACCCGTGTCTGGCGTGGCGACGACGGCCGCTATTACTGCCGCAAGGAAAACGGCACGACCGGGCTCCTGATCGGCGCTGCTGTCGGCGGCCTGGCGGGTCACGAGATCGCCGGGCGCGGCGATCGCACGCTCGGCGCGATCCTTGGTGCGGCGGGCGGTGCGCTGCTCGGCCGGGAGATCGATCGCGGCGGGTCGCGCTGCCGCTGA
- the astD gene encoding succinylglutamate-semialdehyde dehydrogenase, which translates to MSSEQIVSLEPATGNEVFRGDAGDVDMAVGTAREAWFSWSAEPLAVRMELLRRFANEVRKQAEPFAELIARETGKPFWEAKTEVEAVINKVEISISAYAERTGMKKLDSALQGTASVRHKSHGVLAVLGPYNFPAHLPNGHIVPALIAGNTIVFKPSEKTPACGVFLVSCMHAAGIPEGAVQVLIGGPEEGKALVGHEDIDGVLFTGSARAGIAINRKLASNPGKIVALEMGGNNPIVVIKTPQIQDTAVTIVQSAFTTAGQRCTAARRLIVTDEMYEPVVNAVKALADRIIVGEPFAEPPPFMGPVIDNATAELLMESFLALLSRGGKAIRHMTRPNDDLPFLTPGIIDTTDIADRPDIELFGPLLQVIRVPDLDAAIAEANNTRFGLSSSLVGGQPEDFEKYFAAARAGIVNWNRPTNGASSAQPFGGIGLSGNHRPAAFYAADYCAYPVASTEMNTPRASLGVGFTEG; encoded by the coding sequence ATGTCTTCCGAACAGATCGTTTCGCTCGAACCGGCCACCGGCAACGAGGTCTTCCGCGGTGACGCGGGCGACGTCGACATGGCTGTCGGCACGGCGCGCGAAGCGTGGTTCTCCTGGTCAGCCGAACCGCTCGCGGTACGCATGGAACTGCTCCGCCGCTTCGCCAACGAAGTGCGCAAGCAAGCCGAGCCGTTCGCCGAACTGATCGCGCGCGAGACGGGCAAGCCCTTCTGGGAAGCCAAGACCGAAGTGGAAGCGGTCATCAACAAGGTCGAGATCTCGATCAGCGCCTATGCCGAGCGCACCGGGATGAAGAAGCTCGACAGCGCGTTGCAGGGCACCGCATCGGTGCGGCACAAGTCGCATGGCGTGCTGGCGGTGCTCGGCCCCTATAACTTCCCCGCGCACCTGCCCAACGGCCACATCGTGCCGGCACTGATCGCGGGCAACACGATCGTCTTCAAGCCGAGCGAGAAGACACCCGCATGCGGCGTGTTCCTAGTGTCATGCATGCATGCCGCCGGCATTCCCGAAGGTGCCGTCCAGGTCCTGATCGGCGGACCGGAAGAAGGCAAGGCGCTGGTCGGGCACGAGGATATCGATGGGGTGCTATTCACCGGCTCCGCGCGCGCCGGCATTGCGATCAACCGCAAGCTGGCGAGCAATCCCGGCAAGATCGTCGCGCTCGAAATGGGCGGCAACAACCCGATCGTCGTCATCAAGACGCCGCAGATCCAGGACACGGCCGTCACGATCGTGCAGTCGGCCTTCACCACCGCCGGCCAGCGCTGCACTGCCGCGCGTCGCCTGATCGTCACCGACGAGATGTACGAGCCGGTCGTCAACGCGGTGAAGGCGTTGGCGGACCGCATCATCGTCGGCGAGCCCTTCGCAGAGCCGCCGCCCTTCATGGGGCCGGTGATCGACAATGCGACGGCCGAACTACTGATGGAAAGTTTCCTCGCGCTGTTGTCGCGCGGCGGCAAGGCGATCCGCCACATGACGCGGCCGAACGACGACCTGCCGTTCCTCACGCCCGGCATCATCGACACGACCGACATCGCGGACCGACCCGACATCGAACTTTTTGGACCGCTCCTGCAGGTCATCCGCGTGCCCGACCTCGACGCCGCGATCGCCGAAGCGAACAACACGCGTTTCGGCCTTTCGTCCTCGCTCGTCGGCGGACAACCGGAAGATTTCGAGAAATACTTCGCCGCCGCGCGTGCCGGCATCGTCAATTGGAACCGCCCGACCAACGGCGCTTCCTCGGCCCAGCCGTTCGGCGGGATCGGGCTTTCCGGCAACCATCGCCCGGCCGCCTTCTACGCTGCCGATTACTGCGCCTACCCGGTCGCCAGCACCGAAATGAACACCCCGAGAGCCTCGCTCGGCGTCGGCTTCACCGAAGGCTGA
- a CDS encoding protein adenylyltransferase SelO family protein codes for MSAEPQAAAYRPETPIAELAGWLADPVAPADFPETRLRFRNRRWDGAVGLDALTDEQWVKHFGRFDALPGNLPQPLALRYHGHQFRVYNPELGDGRGFLFAQLRDGDDRLLDLGTKGSGQTPYSRTADGRLTLKGGVREILATEMLEALGVYTSKTFSIVETGEALERGDEPSPTRSAVMTRLSHGHIRIGTFQRLLALDEREHMAALVDYCLAQFPGPPPPADAPGRDEPAVVLMHQVVERLADLAASWMVAGFVHGVLNTDNMNVSGESFDYGPWRWLPQWDAGFTAAYFDQYGLYAFGRQPEALHWNCGQFAVALRLLVDAPPLIAAMERFGPLYMEALSRRWVWRMGLVSRGAEADAMLVATCEKALRESGMQPDAFFHRHRFGRDPDGLLGDAAQEYQPLAGDRSYWDEEPAESMLIDEVETIWSAIDQGDDWQPLHDKVERIRRLGNALGPAPAPAGHTQDG; via the coding sequence ATGAGCGCCGAACCGCAAGCCGCCGCATACCGGCCAGAGACGCCGATAGCAGAGCTTGCCGGATGGCTCGCCGATCCCGTCGCGCCCGCCGATTTCCCCGAAACCCGACTGCGTTTCCGCAACAGGCGCTGGGACGGGGCGGTCGGCCTCGATGCTCTTACCGATGAGCAATGGGTGAAGCATTTCGGGCGGTTCGACGCGCTTCCCGGGAACCTGCCCCAACCGCTCGCACTGCGTTACCACGGCCACCAGTTCCGCGTGTACAACCCCGAGCTCGGCGACGGACGCGGCTTCCTGTTCGCGCAGCTGCGCGATGGCGACGACCGGTTGCTCGATCTCGGCACCAAGGGGTCCGGGCAGACGCCCTACAGCCGCACTGCCGACGGCCGGCTGACTCTGAAGGGCGGCGTGCGCGAAATCCTCGCGACCGAGATGCTCGAAGCGCTCGGCGTATATACGTCCAAGACTTTCTCGATCGTCGAGACGGGCGAGGCGCTGGAACGCGGCGACGAGCCCTCGCCCACCCGCTCTGCAGTGATGACCCGGCTCAGCCATGGTCATATCCGCATCGGCACCTTCCAACGGCTGCTGGCGCTCGACGAGCGGGAACACATGGCCGCTCTGGTCGACTATTGCCTCGCCCAGTTTCCCGGCCCGCCGCCACCGGCGGATGCACCGGGTCGCGACGAGCCGGCGGTCGTGCTGATGCACCAGGTGGTCGAGCGGCTCGCCGACCTCGCGGCCAGCTGGATGGTCGCGGGCTTCGTCCACGGCGTTCTCAACACCGACAACATGAATGTTTCGGGCGAGAGTTTCGATTACGGTCCGTGGCGCTGGCTGCCGCAATGGGATGCCGGGTTCACCGCTGCCTATTTCGATCAGTACGGGCTCTACGCCTTCGGTCGCCAGCCCGAAGCCCTGCACTGGAATTGCGGACAGTTCGCGGTCGCCCTGCGCTTGCTGGTCGACGCGCCGCCGCTGATCGCGGCGATGGAGCGCTTCGGCCCGCTCTACATGGAGGCGTTGTCGCGGCGCTGGGTGTGGCGCATGGGCCTCGTCTCGCGTGGCGCCGAGGCAGACGCGATGCTCGTCGCCACCTGCGAAAAGGCACTGCGCGAAAGCGGAATGCAGCCCGATGCGTTCTTTCATCGCCACCGCTTCGGGCGCGATCCCGATGGACTGCTGGGCGATGCGGCGCAGGAATATCAACCGCTAGCCGGCGACCGGTCCTACTGGGACGAAGAGCCTGCCGAATCGATGCTGATCGACGAGGTCGAAACGATCTGGTCCGCCATCGACCAGGGCGACGACTGGCAACCACTGCACGACAAGGTGGAGCGCATCCGCCGCCTTGGGAACGCGCTTGGACCGGCACCCGCCCCCGCCGGTCACACGCAGGATGGATAA
- a CDS encoding alpha/beta fold hydrolase has protein sequence MEENFENRYWDSADGLSLHYRHYDGRSDRPVLLCLHGLSRNSRDFANLARRHAGDWRIIVPDMRGRGLSEHAKDPMSYAAPVYLADLALLFEKEGVERVVSVGTSMGGLLTMLMAQTSPDRIAGALLNDVGPVIEQARIDHIRGYLGHQRSFPTWVHAARALQEVQQEAFPDFELEDWLALAKRTMVLGQSGRISFDYDMDIAEPLNAADPDAPAPDLWPAFDALSGRPLTLVRGALSTLLSAQTVAAMQRRNPEMEVVTVPRVGHAPTLDEPDAVAALDRLLAKIA, from the coding sequence ATGGAAGAGAATTTCGAGAACCGATACTGGGACAGCGCCGACGGGCTTTCGTTGCACTATCGTCACTATGACGGAAGGTCGGATCGACCGGTTCTGCTGTGCCTGCACGGCCTGTCGCGCAATTCGCGCGATTTCGCGAACCTTGCCCGCCGCCATGCGGGCGACTGGCGGATCATCGTTCCGGACATGCGCGGCCGCGGGCTGAGCGAACACGCGAAGGACCCGATGAGTTACGCCGCGCCCGTCTATCTTGCGGACCTCGCCCTGTTGTTCGAGAAGGAAGGCGTCGAGCGCGTGGTGTCGGTCGGAACGTCGATGGGCGGGTTGCTGACGATGCTGATGGCCCAGACGTCGCCGGACCGGATCGCGGGCGCATTGCTCAACGATGTCGGACCGGTGATCGAACAGGCCAGGATCGACCATATCCGCGGGTATCTCGGTCACCAGCGCAGCTTTCCGACCTGGGTTCATGCGGCCCGCGCGCTTCAGGAAGTGCAGCAGGAGGCATTCCCCGACTTCGAGCTGGAGGACTGGCTGGCGCTCGCCAAGCGCACGATGGTGCTGGGCCAGAGCGGGCGTATTTCTTTCGACTACGATATGGACATCGCAGAGCCTTTGAATGCCGCCGATCCGGACGCGCCGGCGCCAGACCTGTGGCCTGCTTTCGATGCGCTGTCCGGGCGGCCGCTGACCCTGGTGCGCGGCGCGCTGTCGACATTGCTTTCGGCCCAGACGGTGGCCGCGATGCAAAGGCGCAATCCGGAAATGGAGGTCGTCACCGTGCCGCGAGTCGGCCATGCGCCGACGCTCGACGAGCCCGATGCGGTCGCCGCGCTCGACCGGCTGCTTGCGAAGATCGCATGA
- a CDS encoding glycosyltransferase produces the protein MSSSSGGKSRILHIHSRFPCGLAADRSVAVVRGLGGDFVHDLVTIAGDDDPSPSPFRKLASFPQVTGLATLGRLQKLAKATLGYDLVCTYDYGALNAVMAHTAFGTAFTLPPLIHHESEDAVRTGRADWYRRIALGRTAGLVVPDERIEEAALDAWQQPIGRVKDIALGIDLVPWRKPAPADLLPRLLKRPDEKWIGTVTDFSHGPLLDNLLAAFASLTDNWHLVAFGEVSNSRAFRDKAQQSGIAHRVHVPGPLAPDGRAIGLLDCAVFPDASGTAPVDAIRAMASGLPILAGLDSYAAPLLPEPSREFAIRFSDREEVGFALGTLAGDHALSEASGEANRVQARDRHDLKAMIAAHRRLYTSAIGLRQR, from the coding sequence ATGAGCAGCTCGTCCGGCGGCAAAAGCCGTATCCTGCACATCCACAGCCGTTTTCCCTGCGGGCTCGCCGCCGACAGGTCCGTCGCGGTCGTCCGCGGGCTGGGCGGCGATTTCGTCCACGACCTCGTCACGATCGCCGGCGACGACGACCCGTCCCCATCACCGTTCCGGAAGCTGGCTTCCTTTCCGCAGGTCACTGGCCTCGCCACGCTCGGGCGGCTGCAGAAGCTCGCCAAGGCCACGCTCGGCTACGATCTGGTCTGCACGTACGATTACGGCGCGCTCAACGCGGTGATGGCCCATACCGCTTTCGGCACGGCGTTCACGCTGCCGCCGCTGATCCATCACGAAAGCGAGGACGCCGTGCGCACCGGGCGGGCCGACTGGTATCGGCGGATCGCGCTCGGCCGGACAGCCGGACTGGTGGTTCCGGACGAGCGGATCGAGGAGGCTGCCCTCGATGCATGGCAGCAGCCCATCGGACGGGTGAAGGACATCGCGTTGGGTATCGACCTGGTGCCGTGGAGAAAGCCCGCGCCAGCCGATCTCCTGCCGCGCCTGCTCAAGCGGCCGGACGAAAAGTGGATCGGGACCGTCACCGATTTCTCGCACGGGCCTCTGCTCGACAATCTGCTCGCGGCATTCGCATCGCTGACCGACAACTGGCACCTGGTCGCCTTCGGAGAAGTGTCGAACAGCCGCGCCTTCCGTGACAAGGCACAGCAATCGGGCATCGCGCACCGCGTCCATGTGCCGGGGCCGCTCGCGCCCGACGGCAGAGCGATCGGGTTGCTCGATTGTGCCGTCTTTCCGGATGCATCCGGAACAGCACCGGTCGATGCGATCCGGGCGATGGCGTCGGGGCTGCCGATCCTTGCGGGGCTCGACAGCTATGCCGCGCCGCTGCTGCCGGAGCCCTCGCGCGAATTCGCGATCCGCTTCTCCGATCGCGAGGAGGTAGGCTTTGCGCTCGGTACGCTGGCGGGCGACCACGCCCTGAGTGAGGCAAGCGGCGAGGCCAATCGCGTCCAGGCGCGCGACCGGCACGACCTGAAGGCGATGATCGCCGCACACCGCAGGCTGTACACGAGCGCCATCGGCCTGCGGCAGCGATGA
- a CDS encoding tetratricopeptide repeat protein, translating into MALTPTTQTNPNDKRAKQQAAESEALLREVDDAYRQGQFGEFAQRYGKPLVAAVVLGLVAFGGYLFWESRQDAEMEKDSEQIVAALDQLQAGNFDTASTTLDGVANSDFDGPATIARMLQAGIAADRGKPDEAAKLFAAVAADGDAPEQLRNLATIRELSLTFDKAGADEVITRLKPLAVPGNPWFGSAGELVAMAYLEKGDRRQAGTLFAEIAKSDDVPNSLRSRSRQMAGILGVDAIEDVDAVLEEQAGAAGGPAQLPPQ; encoded by the coding sequence GTGGCCCTGACACCGACCACCCAGACCAACCCGAACGACAAGCGCGCCAAGCAGCAGGCAGCCGAGAGCGAGGCACTGCTGCGTGAAGTCGACGATGCCTATCGCCAGGGGCAGTTCGGCGAATTCGCCCAGAGATACGGCAAGCCGCTGGTTGCCGCCGTCGTACTCGGCCTCGTGGCATTCGGCGGCTATCTCTTCTGGGAAAGCCGTCAGGACGCTGAGATGGAAAAGGATTCCGAACAGATCGTCGCGGCGCTCGACCAGTTGCAGGCTGGCAATTTCGATACTGCCTCGACCACGCTCGACGGTGTTGCGAACTCGGATTTCGACGGCCCGGCGACCATCGCGCGGATGCTCCAGGCAGGGATTGCCGCCGATCGCGGCAAGCCCGACGAAGCTGCAAAGCTGTTCGCCGCAGTTGCGGCGGACGGTGACGCTCCCGAGCAATTGCGCAATCTGGCGACGATCCGCGAATTGTCGCTGACTTTCGACAAGGCCGGGGCCGACGAGGTGATTACCCGCCTCAAGCCGCTGGCCGTCCCGGGCAACCCGTGGTTCGGCAGTGCGGGCGAACTCGTTGCCATGGCCTATCTCGAAAAGGGTGACCGCCGACAGGCCGGTACGCTCTTCGCCGAGATCGCCAAGTCGGACGATGTTCCCAATTCACTGCGGTCGCGCAGCCGGCAGATGGCCGGCATCCTCGGCGTCGACGCGATCGAAGATGTCGACGCGGTGCTCGAAGAGCAGGCCGGTGCTGCGGGCGGTCCCGCCCAGCTGCCGCCGCAATAA
- a CDS encoding PQQ-binding-like beta-propeller repeat protein: MTMRHFRYALATSLALSLAACGGGLFGKKDPKSTPTLGDRIPVLSKIESGAKVDPDLVGVPVVLPAAQRNSEWAQAGGTAGKASGHLALAEMPVRAWSTQIAGSSERRRLAASPVVGAGKLYAVDTDGVIHAFDASSGASLWNHRTELDGGLKATAFGGGVSYADGRVFATNGAGDVLAMDANTGAELWKVKPGGPLRGAPTIAFNSVYVTSQDNQIFALDAADGKLKWQESGSASQAGVFGVAAPAAGQGTVIAGYSSGELAAYRYENGRVLWTDALSRTSISTQVGTLADIDADPIIDAGRVYALGQGGRMAAYELTTGQRIWELNLAGISTPAIAGEWIFTLTDDARLLAIARATGKVRWITQLARYRDEEDKKGPIFWTGPVLAGNQLWVASSEGEIYRISTGEGSAAMFTDIKDSVSLAPIVAEGTLYILDDSGRITAWR; encoded by the coding sequence ATGACGATGCGCCATTTCCGTTACGCCCTTGCCACCAGTCTCGCCCTGTCGCTCGCTGCCTGCGGCGGCGGGCTGTTCGGCAAGAAGGATCCCAAGAGCACGCCGACTCTGGGCGATCGTATTCCGGTCCTCTCGAAGATCGAAAGCGGCGCGAAGGTCGATCCCGATCTCGTCGGCGTTCCGGTCGTCCTGCCCGCGGCCCAGCGCAATAGCGAATGGGCGCAGGCGGGTGGCACCGCTGGCAAGGCCTCCGGCCATCTCGCGCTGGCCGAGATGCCGGTGCGGGCGTGGTCCACGCAGATCGCCGGTTCGAGCGAGCGCCGCCGCCTGGCCGCATCGCCCGTAGTCGGCGCGGGCAAGCTTTATGCCGTCGACACCGATGGCGTCATCCACGCATTCGATGCTTCGAGCGGAGCGAGCCTGTGGAACCACCGCACCGAGCTCGACGGCGGGCTCAAGGCGACCGCTTTCGGCGGCGGGGTTTCCTATGCCGACGGGCGCGTCTTCGCCACCAATGGCGCGGGCGACGTCCTGGCAATGGATGCGAACACCGGTGCCGAATTGTGGAAGGTCAAGCCCGGCGGCCCGTTGCGCGGTGCGCCGACGATCGCGTTCAACTCCGTCTACGTGACGTCGCAGGACAACCAGATTTTCGCCCTCGATGCGGCCGACGGCAAGCTCAAATGGCAGGAATCGGGGTCCGCTTCGCAGGCCGGCGTGTTCGGTGTCGCCGCTCCCGCTGCCGGACAAGGTACGGTCATCGCCGGCTACTCCTCGGGCGAGCTCGCCGCCTATCGTTACGAGAACGGTCGCGTCCTGTGGACCGATGCCCTGTCGCGCACCTCGATCTCGACCCAGGTCGGAACTCTTGCAGACATCGACGCCGATCCGATCATCGATGCCGGCCGCGTCTATGCGCTCGGGCAGGGCGGACGCATGGCCGCCTACGAGCTCACCACCGGCCAGCGCATCTGGGAACTGAATCTTGCCGGGATCTCGACCCCGGCCATCGCCGGCGAGTGGATCTTCACGCTGACCGACGATGCCCGCCTGCTTGCGATCGCGCGGGCCACCGGCAAGGTGCGGTGGATCACCCAGCTCGCGCGTTACCGCGACGAGGAAGACAAGAAGGGCCCGATCTTCTGGACCGGTCCGGTGCTTGCCGGAAACCAGCTGTGGGTCGCGAGCAGCGAAGGCGAGATTTACCGCATCAGCACGGGCGAAGGTTCCGCCGCGATGTTTACCGATATCAAGGATTCGGTTTCGCTCGCGCCGATCGTGGCCGAGGGTACGCTTTACATCCTCGACGACAGCGGCCGGATCACGGCCTGGCGTTGA
- a CDS encoding putative quinol monooxygenase yields the protein MILVVGTVRAPGGKLAELKGAIETMIAETLKEDGCIRYAFAQDLLDPDVMHVSEAWRDLDALKAHGKSAHMADWRTATADAGMTDRDIRMYTTDEGIAL from the coding sequence ATGATCCTGGTTGTGGGAACGGTGCGTGCGCCGGGCGGCAAACTTGCCGAACTGAAGGGCGCGATCGAGACGATGATCGCCGAAACGCTCAAGGAAGACGGCTGCATCCGTTACGCCTTTGCGCAGGATCTTCTCGATCCCGACGTGATGCACGTATCGGAAGCGTGGCGGGATCTCGATGCGCTGAAGGCGCATGGCAAGTCCGCTCACATGGCCGACTGGCGCACGGCAACCGCCGATGCAGGGATGACCGATCGCGATATCCGGATGTATACGACCGACGAGGGCATCGCGCTCTAG